One stretch of Equus przewalskii isolate Varuska chromosome 9, EquPr2, whole genome shotgun sequence DNA includes these proteins:
- the RASIP1 gene encoding ras-interacting protein 1 isoform X2 — translation MLSGERKEGGSPRFGKLHLPVGLWINSPRKQLAKLGRRWPSAASVKSSSSDTGSRSSEPLPPPPPPHVELRRVGAVKAAGGASGSRAKRISQLFRGSGTGATGSGGAGGPGTPGGAQRWASEKKLPELAAGVAPEPPLATRATAPPGVLKIFGAGLASGANYKSVLATARSTARELVAEALERYGLAGSPGGGPGESGCVDAFALCDALGRPAAGGAGNGEWRAEHLRVLGDAERPLLVQELWRARPGWARRFELRGREEARRLEQEAFGAADSDGTGAPSWRPQKNRSRAASGGAALASPGPGSGSGPAAGSGGKERSENLSLRRSVSELSLQGRRRRQQERRQQALSMAPGAADAQIGPADPGDFDQLTQCLIQAPSNHPYFLLLQGYQDAQDFVVYVMTREQHVFGRGGNSSARGGSPAPYVDTFLNAPDILPRHCTVRAGPEPPAMVRPSRGAPVTHNGCLLLREAELHPGDLLGLGEHFLFMYKDPRTGGSGPARPPWLPARPGAAPPGPGWAFSCRLCGRGLQERGEALAAYLDGREPVLRFRPREEEALLGEIVRAAAAGAGDLPPLGPATLLALCVQHSARELELGHLPRLLGRLARLIKEAVWEKIKEIGDRQPENHPEGVPEVPLTPEAVSVELRPLMLWMANTTELLSFVQEKVMEMEKEADQEDPQLCNDLELCDEAMALLDEVIMCTFQQSVYYLTKTLYSTLPALLDSNPFTGGAELPGPGAELEAMPLGLRPTLGVFQAALELTSRCELHPDLVSQTFGYLFFFSNASLLNSLMERGQGRPFYQWSRAVQIRTNLDLVLDWLQGAGLGDIATEFFRKLSMAVNLLCVPRTSLLKASWSSLRTEHPTLTPAQLHHLLSHYQLGPGRGPPPAWDPPPAERDAVDTGDIFESFSSHPPLILPLGSSRLRLTGPVTDDALHRELRRLRRLLWDLEQQELPANHRHGPPVATPP, via the exons ATGCTATCTGGTGAACGGAAGGAGGGCGGAAGCCCCCGCTTCGGGAAACTCCATCTCCCGGTGGGCCTGTGGATCAATTCTCCCAGGAAGCAGCTGGCCAAGCTGGGGCGGCGCTGGCCCAGCGCTGCCTCTGTCAA GTCTTCGTCTTCCGACACGGGGAGCCGCAGCAGCGAGCCGctgcctccgccgccgccgccgcacgTGGAGCTGCGGCGAGTGGGCGCGGTCAAGGCGGCCGGGGGCGCCTCGGGGAGCCGCGCCAAGCGCATCTCCCAGCTCTTTCGAGGCTCCGGAACCGGGGCCACGGGGTCCGGCGGCGCGGGAGGCCCCGGGACTCCGGGGGGCGCGCAGCGCTGGGCCAGCGAGAAGAAGCTGCCGGAGCTGGCGGCGGGCGTGGCCCCCGAGCCCCCTCTGGCCACCCGCGCCACAGCGCCCCCCGGGGTCCTCAAGATCTTCGGCGCGGGGCTGGCGTCGGGCGCTAACTACAAGAGCGTGCTGGCCACGGCGCGCTCCACGGCGCGCGAGCTGGTGGCCGAGGCGCTGGAGCGCTACGGGCTGGCCGGCAGCCCCGGCGGCGGCCCGGGCGAGAGCGGCTGCGTGGACGCCTTCGCGCTGTGCGACGCGCTGGGCCGGCccgcggcgggcggcgcgggcaACGGCGAGTGGCGGGCGGAGCACCTGCGCGTGCTGGGCGACGCGGAGCGCCCGCTGCTGGTGCAGGAGCTGTGGCGGGCGCGGCCCGGCTGGGCGCGGCGTTTCGAGCTGCGCGGCCGCGAGGAGGCGCGTCGCCTGGAGCAGGAGGCCTTCGGGGCAGCGGACAGCGACG GCACGGGCGCCCCCTCGTGGCGGCCACAGAAGAACCGCTCCCGGGCGGCGTCCGGGGGGGCGGCGCTGGCCAGTCCTGGCCCCGGGTCCGGGTCAGGGCCCGCGGCTGGCTCCGGGGGCAAGGAGCGCTCGGAAAACCTGTCCCTGCGGCGTAGCGTGTCCGAGCTCAGCCTGCAGGgtcggcggcggcggcagcaggaGCGCAGGCAACAGGCCCTTAGCATGGCCCCAGGGGCAGCCGACGCCCAAATCGGACCTGCAGACCCCGGTGACTTCGATCAGTTGACTCAGTGCCTCATCCAGGCCCCCAGCAATCACCCCTACTTTCTGCTGCTCCAGGGCTACCAGGACGCCCAG GACTTCGTGGTGTACGTGATGACGCGGGAGCAGCACGTGTTTGGCCGGGGCGGGAACTCCTCGGCCCGCGGTGGATCACCGGCCCCGTACGTGGACACCTTTCTCAACGCCCCGGACATCCTGCCCCGTCACTGCACAGTGCGGGCGGGTCCTGAGCCCCCGGCCATGGTGCGCCCATCCCGGGGAGCCCCGGTCACGCACAACGGGTGCCTCCTGCTGCGGGAAGCCGAGCTGCACCCGGGTGACCTGCTGGGGCTGGGCGAGCACTTCCTGTTCATGTACAAGGACCCCCGCACCGGGGGCTCCGGGCCGGCGCGGCCGCCCTGGCTGCCCGCGCGCCCCGGGGCTGCGCCGCCGGGCCCCGGCTGGGCCTTCTCCTGCCGCCTGTGCGGCCGAGGCCTGCAGGAGCGCGGCGAGGCGCTGGCCGCCTACCTGGACGGCCGCGAGCCCGTGCTGCGCTTCCGGCCGCGCGAGGAAGAGGCGCTGCTGGGCGAGATCGTGCGCGCTGCGGCCGCGGGCGCCGGGGACCTGCCGCCGCTCGGGCCCGCCACGCTGCTGGCGCTGTGCGTGCAGCATTCAGCCCGGGAGCTGGAGCTGGGCCACCTGCCGCGCCTGCTGGGCCGCCTGGCCCGTCTCATCAAGGAGGCTGTCTGG GAAAAGATTAAGGAAATTGGAGACCGTCAGCCAGAGAA ccacCCTGAGGGGGTCCCAGAGGTGCCCTTGACCCCTGAGGCTGTGTCCGTGGAGCTGCGGCCACTCATGCTGTGGATGGCCAACACTACGGAGCTGCTGAGCTTTGTGCAGGAGAAggtgatggagatggagaaggaggcCGACCAGGAGG ACCCACAGCTCTGCAATGACTTGGAATTATGTGACGAGGCCATGGCCCTCCTGGATGAGGTCATCATGTGTACCTTCCAGCAGTCTGTCTACTACCTCACCAAG ACTCTGTATTCAACGCTGCCTGCTCTCCTGGATAGTAACCCTTTCACAGGTGGGGCCGAGCTGCCAGGGCCCGGCGCGGAGCTGGAGGCCATGCCTCTGGGGTTGAGACCTACCCTGGGCGTGTTCCAGGCAGCCCTGGAACTCACCAGCCGGTGTGAGCTGCACCCGGACCTCGTGTCTCAGACTTTTGGCTACTTGTTCTTCTTCTCCAATGCGTCCCTTCTCAACTCGCTGATGGAACGAG GTCAAGGCCGACCTTTCTATCAGTGGTCCCGAGCTGTCCAAATCCGGACCAACCTGGACCTTGTCTTGGACTGGCTacagggggctgggctgggcgacATTGCCACTGAGTTCTTCCGGAAACTCTCCATGGCTGTGAACCTGCTCTGCGTGCCCCGCACCTCCCTGCTCAAG GCTTCATGGAGCAGCCTACGAACGGAGCACCCCACGCTGACCCCGGCTCAACTCCACCATCTGCTCAGCCACTACCAGCTGGGTCCTGGCCGCGGGCCACCACCTGCCTGGGACCCTCCCCCTGCAGAGCGAGATGCTGTG
- the IZUMO1 gene encoding izumo sperm-egg fusion protein 1 isoform X3, whose protein sequence is MGPRLPLLVAALAGCLLSARGCVTCDSEVMEALNSLEKDYLPGHLAPEHHENVMKRVKEAVQNFKELPFDEDSYMGVVDEPTLKKASWNLLKDLKRITESDVKGELFVKELFWMLSLQKDTFASYAAHFQKEDFCPNKCGMMLQTLIWCSNCEKQVHACRKSTDCGERQVKVHRKEDMILDCELNWHRASEGLTDYSFYRVWGKNDETLVSKGKEPTLTKTMVGPEDQGTYRCELGTVQSDPATIIYFHVTVLPQRVEEEIPSPDIPNQGEVTLGHPQSNTSLQYPLSQSPNPVKMLRGRLLGLLIWGCVVLIAGAATV, encoded by the exons ATGGGGCCGCGGCTTCCTTTACTGGTGGCGGCGCTGGCCGGCTGTCTGCTTTCTGCGCGGGGCTGTGTCACGTGTGATTCAGAGGTCATGGAGGCGCTAAACTCCTTGGAGAAGGATTACCTGCCTGGCCACCTGGCGCCCGAGCATCACGAAAACGTGATGAAAAGGGTAAAGGAGGCCGTGCAGAATTTCAAGGAACTGCCGTTTGACGAGGATTCCTATATGGGGGTCGTCG ATGAGCCCACACTGAAAAAGGCATCCTGGAATTTGCTGAAGGATCTGAAACGCATCACGGAAAGTGATGTAAAAG GTGAGCTCTTCGTGAAGGAGCTGTTCTGGATGTTGAGCCTGCAAAAGGACACCTTTGCCAGTTACGCTGCTCACTTTCAAAAAGAGG ATTTTTGTCCCAACAAATGTG GTATGATGCTACAGACTCTGATCTGGTGCAGTAACTGTGAGAAGCAGGTTCACGCTTGTCGAAAGTCCACGGACTGCGGGG AGCGTCAAGTCAAGGTCCATCGAAAGGAGGACATGATTCTGGACTGTGAACTCAACTGGCATCGTGCCTCTGAAGGCCTGACCGATTACAGCTTTTACAGG GTTTGGGGGAAGAATGATGAGACCTTGGTGTCCAAGGGGAAAGAGCCCACTCTGACCAAGACCATGGTGGGTCCTGAGGATCAAGGCACCTACCGCTGTGAGCTGGGCACCGTGCAATCCGACCCAGCCACGATCATCTATTTCCACGTCACAG TGTTGCCCCAAAGAGTGGAGGAGGAGATACCGTCACCAGACATCCCAAACCAGGGTGAGGTGACTTTGGGTCACCCCCAGTCGAACACAAGCCTCCAGTATCCGCTGTCCCAGTCTCCGAATCCTGTGAAAATGCTGAGAGGCCGCCTGCTCGGGCTGCTGATCTGGGGCTGTGTGGTGCTGATCGCCGGCGCTGCCACCGTGTGA
- the RASIP1 gene encoding ras-interacting protein 1 isoform X1, with protein sequence MLSGERKEGGSPRFGKLHLPVGLWINSPRKQLAKLGRRWPSAASVKSSSSDTGSRSSEPLPPPPPPHVELRRVGAVKAAGGASGSRAKRISQLFRGSGTGATGSGGAGGPGTPGGAQRWASEKKLPELAAGVAPEPPLATRATAPPGVLKIFGAGLASGANYKSVLATARSTARELVAEALERYGLAGSPGGGPGESGCVDAFALCDALGRPAAGGAGNGEWRAEHLRVLGDAERPLLVQELWRARPGWARRFELRGREEARRLEQEAFGAADSDGTGAPSWRPQKNRSRAASGGAALASPGPGSGSGPAAGSGGKERSENLSLRRSVSELSLQGRRRRQQERRQQALSMAPGAADAQIGPADPGDFDQLTQCLIQAPSNHPYFLLLQGYQDAQDFVVYVMTREQHVFGRGGNSSARGGSPAPYVDTFLNAPDILPRHCTVRAGPEPPAMVRPSRGAPVTHNGCLLLREAELHPGDLLGLGEHFLFMYKDPRTGGSGPARPPWLPARPGAAPPGPGWAFSCRLCGRGLQERGEALAAYLDGREPVLRFRPREEEALLGEIVRAAAAGAGDLPPLGPATLLALCVQHSARELELGHLPRLLGRLARLIKEAVWEKIKEIGDRQPENHPEGVPEVPLTPEAVSVELRPLMLWMANTTELLSFVQEKVMEMEKEADQEGLSSDPQLCNDLELCDEAMALLDEVIMCTFQQSVYYLTKTLYSTLPALLDSNPFTGGAELPGPGAELEAMPLGLRPTLGVFQAALELTSRCELHPDLVSQTFGYLFFFSNASLLNSLMERGQGRPFYQWSRAVQIRTNLDLVLDWLQGAGLGDIATEFFRKLSMAVNLLCVPRTSLLKASWSSLRTEHPTLTPAQLHHLLSHYQLGPGRGPPPAWDPPPAERDAVDTGDIFESFSSHPPLILPLGSSRLRLTGPVTDDALHRELRRLRRLLWDLEQQELPANHRHGPPVATPP encoded by the exons ATGCTATCTGGTGAACGGAAGGAGGGCGGAAGCCCCCGCTTCGGGAAACTCCATCTCCCGGTGGGCCTGTGGATCAATTCTCCCAGGAAGCAGCTGGCCAAGCTGGGGCGGCGCTGGCCCAGCGCTGCCTCTGTCAA GTCTTCGTCTTCCGACACGGGGAGCCGCAGCAGCGAGCCGctgcctccgccgccgccgccgcacgTGGAGCTGCGGCGAGTGGGCGCGGTCAAGGCGGCCGGGGGCGCCTCGGGGAGCCGCGCCAAGCGCATCTCCCAGCTCTTTCGAGGCTCCGGAACCGGGGCCACGGGGTCCGGCGGCGCGGGAGGCCCCGGGACTCCGGGGGGCGCGCAGCGCTGGGCCAGCGAGAAGAAGCTGCCGGAGCTGGCGGCGGGCGTGGCCCCCGAGCCCCCTCTGGCCACCCGCGCCACAGCGCCCCCCGGGGTCCTCAAGATCTTCGGCGCGGGGCTGGCGTCGGGCGCTAACTACAAGAGCGTGCTGGCCACGGCGCGCTCCACGGCGCGCGAGCTGGTGGCCGAGGCGCTGGAGCGCTACGGGCTGGCCGGCAGCCCCGGCGGCGGCCCGGGCGAGAGCGGCTGCGTGGACGCCTTCGCGCTGTGCGACGCGCTGGGCCGGCccgcggcgggcggcgcgggcaACGGCGAGTGGCGGGCGGAGCACCTGCGCGTGCTGGGCGACGCGGAGCGCCCGCTGCTGGTGCAGGAGCTGTGGCGGGCGCGGCCCGGCTGGGCGCGGCGTTTCGAGCTGCGCGGCCGCGAGGAGGCGCGTCGCCTGGAGCAGGAGGCCTTCGGGGCAGCGGACAGCGACG GCACGGGCGCCCCCTCGTGGCGGCCACAGAAGAACCGCTCCCGGGCGGCGTCCGGGGGGGCGGCGCTGGCCAGTCCTGGCCCCGGGTCCGGGTCAGGGCCCGCGGCTGGCTCCGGGGGCAAGGAGCGCTCGGAAAACCTGTCCCTGCGGCGTAGCGTGTCCGAGCTCAGCCTGCAGGgtcggcggcggcggcagcaggaGCGCAGGCAACAGGCCCTTAGCATGGCCCCAGGGGCAGCCGACGCCCAAATCGGACCTGCAGACCCCGGTGACTTCGATCAGTTGACTCAGTGCCTCATCCAGGCCCCCAGCAATCACCCCTACTTTCTGCTGCTCCAGGGCTACCAGGACGCCCAG GACTTCGTGGTGTACGTGATGACGCGGGAGCAGCACGTGTTTGGCCGGGGCGGGAACTCCTCGGCCCGCGGTGGATCACCGGCCCCGTACGTGGACACCTTTCTCAACGCCCCGGACATCCTGCCCCGTCACTGCACAGTGCGGGCGGGTCCTGAGCCCCCGGCCATGGTGCGCCCATCCCGGGGAGCCCCGGTCACGCACAACGGGTGCCTCCTGCTGCGGGAAGCCGAGCTGCACCCGGGTGACCTGCTGGGGCTGGGCGAGCACTTCCTGTTCATGTACAAGGACCCCCGCACCGGGGGCTCCGGGCCGGCGCGGCCGCCCTGGCTGCCCGCGCGCCCCGGGGCTGCGCCGCCGGGCCCCGGCTGGGCCTTCTCCTGCCGCCTGTGCGGCCGAGGCCTGCAGGAGCGCGGCGAGGCGCTGGCCGCCTACCTGGACGGCCGCGAGCCCGTGCTGCGCTTCCGGCCGCGCGAGGAAGAGGCGCTGCTGGGCGAGATCGTGCGCGCTGCGGCCGCGGGCGCCGGGGACCTGCCGCCGCTCGGGCCCGCCACGCTGCTGGCGCTGTGCGTGCAGCATTCAGCCCGGGAGCTGGAGCTGGGCCACCTGCCGCGCCTGCTGGGCCGCCTGGCCCGTCTCATCAAGGAGGCTGTCTGG GAAAAGATTAAGGAAATTGGAGACCGTCAGCCAGAGAA ccacCCTGAGGGGGTCCCAGAGGTGCCCTTGACCCCTGAGGCTGTGTCCGTGGAGCTGCGGCCACTCATGCTGTGGATGGCCAACACTACGGAGCTGCTGAGCTTTGTGCAGGAGAAggtgatggagatggagaaggaggcCGACCAGGAGG GCCTGTCCTCAGACCCACAGCTCTGCAATGACTTGGAATTATGTGACGAGGCCATGGCCCTCCTGGATGAGGTCATCATGTGTACCTTCCAGCAGTCTGTCTACTACCTCACCAAG ACTCTGTATTCAACGCTGCCTGCTCTCCTGGATAGTAACCCTTTCACAGGTGGGGCCGAGCTGCCAGGGCCCGGCGCGGAGCTGGAGGCCATGCCTCTGGGGTTGAGACCTACCCTGGGCGTGTTCCAGGCAGCCCTGGAACTCACCAGCCGGTGTGAGCTGCACCCGGACCTCGTGTCTCAGACTTTTGGCTACTTGTTCTTCTTCTCCAATGCGTCCCTTCTCAACTCGCTGATGGAACGAG GTCAAGGCCGACCTTTCTATCAGTGGTCCCGAGCTGTCCAAATCCGGACCAACCTGGACCTTGTCTTGGACTGGCTacagggggctgggctgggcgacATTGCCACTGAGTTCTTCCGGAAACTCTCCATGGCTGTGAACCTGCTCTGCGTGCCCCGCACCTCCCTGCTCAAG GCTTCATGGAGCAGCCTACGAACGGAGCACCCCACGCTGACCCCGGCTCAACTCCACCATCTGCTCAGCCACTACCAGCTGGGTCCTGGCCGCGGGCCACCACCTGCCTGGGACCCTCCCCCTGCAGAGCGAGATGCTGTG
- the IZUMO1 gene encoding izumo sperm-egg fusion protein 1 isoform X1, with the protein MGPRLPLLVAALAGCLLSARGCVTCDSEVMEALNSLEKDYLPGHLAPEHHENVMKRVKEAVQNFKELPFDEDSYMGVVDEPTLKKASWNLLKDLKRITESDVKGELFVKELFWMLSLQKDTFASYAAHFQKEDFCPNKCGMMLQTLIWCSNCEKQVHACRKSTDCGERQVKVHRKEDMILDCELNWHRASEGLTDYSFYRVWGKNDETLVSKGKEPTLTKTMVGPEDQGTYRCELGTVQSDPATIIYFHVTVLPQRVEEEIPSPDIPNQGEVTLGHPQSNTSLQYPLSQSPNPVKMLRGRLLGLLIWGCVVLIAGAATVIFCSRSGKMLDSIKSWFDTGTEAAQHPEVPEGKS; encoded by the exons ATGGGGCCGCGGCTTCCTTTACTGGTGGCGGCGCTGGCCGGCTGTCTGCTTTCTGCGCGGGGCTGTGTCACGTGTGATTCAGAGGTCATGGAGGCGCTAAACTCCTTGGAGAAGGATTACCTGCCTGGCCACCTGGCGCCCGAGCATCACGAAAACGTGATGAAAAGGGTAAAGGAGGCCGTGCAGAATTTCAAGGAACTGCCGTTTGACGAGGATTCCTATATGGGGGTCGTCG ATGAGCCCACACTGAAAAAGGCATCCTGGAATTTGCTGAAGGATCTGAAACGCATCACGGAAAGTGATGTAAAAG GTGAGCTCTTCGTGAAGGAGCTGTTCTGGATGTTGAGCCTGCAAAAGGACACCTTTGCCAGTTACGCTGCTCACTTTCAAAAAGAGG ATTTTTGTCCCAACAAATGTG GTATGATGCTACAGACTCTGATCTGGTGCAGTAACTGTGAGAAGCAGGTTCACGCTTGTCGAAAGTCCACGGACTGCGGGG AGCGTCAAGTCAAGGTCCATCGAAAGGAGGACATGATTCTGGACTGTGAACTCAACTGGCATCGTGCCTCTGAAGGCCTGACCGATTACAGCTTTTACAGG GTTTGGGGGAAGAATGATGAGACCTTGGTGTCCAAGGGGAAAGAGCCCACTCTGACCAAGACCATGGTGGGTCCTGAGGATCAAGGCACCTACCGCTGTGAGCTGGGCACCGTGCAATCCGACCCAGCCACGATCATCTATTTCCACGTCACAG TGTTGCCCCAAAGAGTGGAGGAGGAGATACCGTCACCAGACATCCCAAACCAGGGTGAGGTGACTTTGGGTCACCCCCAGTCGAACACAAGCCTCCAGTATCCGCTGTCCCAGTCTCCGAATCCTGTGAAAATGCTGAGAGGCCGCCTGCTCGGGCTGCTGATCTGGGGCTGTGTGGTGCTGATCGCCGGCGCTGCCACCGT gaTATTTTGCTCTCGTTCTGGGAAGATGCTTGATTCTATAAAGTCCTGGTTTGACACGGGCACTGAAGCTGCTCAACACCCCGAAGTTCCAGAGGGAAAGTCATGA
- the IZUMO1 gene encoding izumo sperm-egg fusion protein 1 isoform X2 has translation MGPRLPLLVAALAGCLLSARGCVTCDSEVMEALNSLEKDYLPGHLAPEHHENVMKRVKEAVQNFKELPFDEDSYMGVVDEPTLKKASWNLLKDLKRITESDVKGELFVKELFWMLSLQKDTFASYAAHFQKEDFCPNKCGMMLQTLIWCSNCEKQVHACRKSTDCGERQVKVHRKEDMILDCELNWHRASEGLTDYSFYRGKEPTLTKTMVGPEDQGTYRCELGTVQSDPATIIYFHVTVLPQRVEEEIPSPDIPNQGEVTLGHPQSNTSLQYPLSQSPNPVKMLRGRLLGLLIWGCVVLIAGAATVIFCSRSGKMLDSIKSWFDTGTEAAQHPEVPEGKS, from the exons ATGGGGCCGCGGCTTCCTTTACTGGTGGCGGCGCTGGCCGGCTGTCTGCTTTCTGCGCGGGGCTGTGTCACGTGTGATTCAGAGGTCATGGAGGCGCTAAACTCCTTGGAGAAGGATTACCTGCCTGGCCACCTGGCGCCCGAGCATCACGAAAACGTGATGAAAAGGGTAAAGGAGGCCGTGCAGAATTTCAAGGAACTGCCGTTTGACGAGGATTCCTATATGGGGGTCGTCG ATGAGCCCACACTGAAAAAGGCATCCTGGAATTTGCTGAAGGATCTGAAACGCATCACGGAAAGTGATGTAAAAG GTGAGCTCTTCGTGAAGGAGCTGTTCTGGATGTTGAGCCTGCAAAAGGACACCTTTGCCAGTTACGCTGCTCACTTTCAAAAAGAGG ATTTTTGTCCCAACAAATGTG GTATGATGCTACAGACTCTGATCTGGTGCAGTAACTGTGAGAAGCAGGTTCACGCTTGTCGAAAGTCCACGGACTGCGGGG AGCGTCAAGTCAAGGTCCATCGAAAGGAGGACATGATTCTGGACTGTGAACTCAACTGGCATCGTGCCTCTGAAGGCCTGACCGATTACAGCTTTTACAGG GGGAAAGAGCCCACTCTGACCAAGACCATGGTGGGTCCTGAGGATCAAGGCACCTACCGCTGTGAGCTGGGCACCGTGCAATCCGACCCAGCCACGATCATCTATTTCCACGTCACAG TGTTGCCCCAAAGAGTGGAGGAGGAGATACCGTCACCAGACATCCCAAACCAGGGTGAGGTGACTTTGGGTCACCCCCAGTCGAACACAAGCCTCCAGTATCCGCTGTCCCAGTCTCCGAATCCTGTGAAAATGCTGAGAGGCCGCCTGCTCGGGCTGCTGATCTGGGGCTGTGTGGTGCTGATCGCCGGCGCTGCCACCGT gaTATTTTGCTCTCGTTCTGGGAAGATGCTTGATTCTATAAAGTCCTGGTTTGACACGGGCACTGAAGCTGCTCAACACCCCGAAGTTCCAGAGGGAAAGTCATGA
- the IZUMO1 gene encoding izumo sperm-egg fusion protein 1 isoform X4: MGPRLPLLVAALAGCLLSARGCVTCDSEVMEALNSLEKDYLPGHLAPEHHENVMKRVKEAVQNFKELPFDEDSYMGVVDEPTLKKASWNLLKDLKRITESDVKGELFVKELFWMLSLQKDTFASYAAHFQKEDFCPNKCGMMLQTLIWCSNCEKQVHACRKSTDCGERQVKVHRKEDMILDCELNWHRASEGLTDYSFYRGKEPTLTKTMVGPEDQGTYRCELGTVQSDPATIIYFHVTVLPQRVEEEIPSPDIPNQGEVTLGHPQSNTSLQYPLSQSPNPVKMLRGRLLGLLIWGCVVLIAGAATV, encoded by the exons ATGGGGCCGCGGCTTCCTTTACTGGTGGCGGCGCTGGCCGGCTGTCTGCTTTCTGCGCGGGGCTGTGTCACGTGTGATTCAGAGGTCATGGAGGCGCTAAACTCCTTGGAGAAGGATTACCTGCCTGGCCACCTGGCGCCCGAGCATCACGAAAACGTGATGAAAAGGGTAAAGGAGGCCGTGCAGAATTTCAAGGAACTGCCGTTTGACGAGGATTCCTATATGGGGGTCGTCG ATGAGCCCACACTGAAAAAGGCATCCTGGAATTTGCTGAAGGATCTGAAACGCATCACGGAAAGTGATGTAAAAG GTGAGCTCTTCGTGAAGGAGCTGTTCTGGATGTTGAGCCTGCAAAAGGACACCTTTGCCAGTTACGCTGCTCACTTTCAAAAAGAGG ATTTTTGTCCCAACAAATGTG GTATGATGCTACAGACTCTGATCTGGTGCAGTAACTGTGAGAAGCAGGTTCACGCTTGTCGAAAGTCCACGGACTGCGGGG AGCGTCAAGTCAAGGTCCATCGAAAGGAGGACATGATTCTGGACTGTGAACTCAACTGGCATCGTGCCTCTGAAGGCCTGACCGATTACAGCTTTTACAGG GGGAAAGAGCCCACTCTGACCAAGACCATGGTGGGTCCTGAGGATCAAGGCACCTACCGCTGTGAGCTGGGCACCGTGCAATCCGACCCAGCCACGATCATCTATTTCCACGTCACAG TGTTGCCCCAAAGAGTGGAGGAGGAGATACCGTCACCAGACATCCCAAACCAGGGTGAGGTGACTTTGGGTCACCCCCAGTCGAACACAAGCCTCCAGTATCCGCTGTCCCAGTCTCCGAATCCTGTGAAAATGCTGAGAGGCCGCCTGCTCGGGCTGCTGATCTGGGGCTGTGTGGTGCTGATCGCCGGCGCTGCCACCGTGTGA